CGATTTGCGCAATAACGGGGGGGAAGTACTCCGCCGCGTTGAGCACGGCGAGCGGATCGTGGTGACACGGGATGGTGCGCCGGTGGCCGAGTTGCGTCCCTTGCCCCGTTCCAGCGCCAGCCCGACCGAACTGATTCGTCGCCGGAAGAATCTTCCGCGAGTGAACCCGGATTACCTACGTCGCGACATCGACAACCTGATTGATCCGTCCCTATGACCGAGGCCCCACG
This genomic stretch from Mycobacterium paragordonae harbors:
- a CDS encoding type II toxin-antitoxin system Phd/YefM family antitoxin is translated as MNTVTVRDLRNNGGEVLRRVEHGERIVVTRDGAPVAELRPLPRSSASPTELIRRRKNLPRVNPDYLRRDIDNLIDPSL